Proteins from a genomic interval of Candidatus Eremiobacterota bacterium:
- a CDS encoding zinc-binding dehydrogenase, with protein sequence MKGCRFGSHRVIEPQGVLPQPAQRIDNTMEIKDNEILLDVIRLNIDSASFHQIVEEVGRDEQKVADRVLSIVAARGKMHNPVTGSGGMLIARVAKIGADLKGKITLHEGDKIATLVSLSLTPLKIHRIKKVLLDQDQVEIEGQAVLFESGVYAKLPDDMSETLALSILDVAGAPAQVKRLAKKGQTIFILGAGGKSGLLCTAMARDIMGKEGKIIGMVHSERSVKTAEKLAMADVLFKANATNALEVYNELHRLTDGKMADLVINCVNVPDTEMTSILASRDRGTVYFFSMATSFTKAALGAEGIGYDVDMIIGNGYCRDHADISLDIVRKYPVLRQIFQEKFSK encoded by the coding sequence ATGAAAGGATGCAGATTCGGCTCCCACCGGGTGATTGAACCTCAGGGGGTTCTCCCCCAGCCGGCCCAGAGAATTGATAACACCATGGAGATAAAGGACAACGAGATCCTGCTGGACGTGATACGCCTTAATATTGACTCGGCCTCGTTCCACCAGATTGTAGAGGAGGTGGGCAGGGATGAGCAGAAAGTGGCCGACAGGGTGCTCTCAATCGTGGCGGCCAGGGGAAAAATGCACAATCCTGTTACTGGCTCGGGGGGCATGCTCATTGCCAGGGTAGCAAAGATAGGGGCCGACCTCAAGGGAAAGATCACACTCCATGAGGGAGACAAGATAGCGACCCTCGTATCGCTCTCCCTCACCCCACTCAAGATTCACAGGATCAAGAAAGTGCTGCTGGATCAGGACCAGGTGGAAATTGAAGGGCAGGCCGTGCTCTTTGAGAGCGGCGTCTATGCAAAGCTCCCCGATGACATGTCGGAGACGCTGGCCCTCTCGATCCTGGACGTGGCAGGGGCCCCTGCCCAGGTCAAAAGGCTCGCAAAGAAGGGACAGACCATATTCATACTGGGCGCCGGCGGGAAGTCCGGCCTTCTCTGCACGGCCATGGCGCGGGATATAATGGGGAAAGAGGGTAAGATTATCGGGATGGTCCACAGCGAGCGCTCGGTAAAAACGGCTGAAAAGCTTGCCATGGCCGATGTCCTCTTCAAGGCGAACGCCACCAATGCCCTGGAAGTCTACAATGAGCTCCACAGGCTCACCGACGGCAAAATGGCGGACCTTGTCATCAACTGCGTGAACGTGCCCGACACCGAGATGACTTCGATACTTGCCAGCAGGGACAGAGGCACTGTCTATTTCTTCTCGATGGCCACCAGCTTTACCAAGGCGGCCCTTGGTGCCGAGGGCATAGGCTACGACGTGGACATGATCATCGGAAACGGCTATTGCAGGGATCATGCCGACATCTCCCTCGACATCGTGAGAAAATACCCGGTGCTCAGGCAGATTTTCCAGGAAAAATTCTCAAAATAA
- the ablA gene encoding lysine 2,3-aminomutase: MQTHHTQYKPWQHITDKDWYDWKWQLANRITTMKQLSELIRLKKEEEEGLMHALRTLRMTITPYYFSLIDLRNPYDPIRKQAIPTIRELHVNPHDRQDPLEEDVDSPVPGLTYRYPDRVLLLVTDMCSMYCRHCTRRRMAGEKDRTLPMDQIRSAIDYIRKTPAIRDVLISGGDPLVMATSRLEQIIQLIRDIPHVEIIRIGSRAPVVLPMRIDNELVSMLKKYHPIYVNTHFNHPQEFTADSQAALARLADAGIPLGNQSVLLRGINDNADVMKKLIHLLLKNRVRPYYIYQCDLSKGISHFRTPVSVGIQIMESLRGHTSGIGVPTYVVDAPGGGGKIPVMPNYVISHGHNRVILRNYEGLIVSYPEPEDYTYSNGNFTGVIDEIHKSKEGIITLMSGDDIIIEPKNLDRRRTQSHSK, from the coding sequence ATGCAGACTCATCATACTCAGTACAAACCGTGGCAGCACATCACCGACAAGGATTGGTACGACTGGAAATGGCAGCTTGCGAACCGGATCACGACCATGAAGCAGCTCAGCGAGCTCATCAGGCTCAAGAAGGAGGAGGAGGAGGGCCTCATGCATGCCCTAAGAACCCTCAGGATGACTATCACCCCCTATTATTTCAGCCTTATCGATCTCAGAAATCCATATGATCCCATAAGGAAGCAGGCCATTCCCACCATCAGGGAGCTTCACGTGAATCCCCATGATCGCCAGGATCCTCTTGAGGAGGATGTGGATTCACCGGTGCCGGGCCTTACCTACCGGTACCCCGACAGGGTCCTGCTGCTGGTGACCGACATGTGCTCAATGTACTGCCGCCACTGCACCAGGCGCCGCATGGCCGGCGAAAAGGACAGAACGCTGCCGATGGATCAGATCCGCAGCGCCATCGATTATATCAGGAAGACTCCCGCCATAAGAGACGTCCTTATCTCGGGCGGTGATCCCCTCGTGATGGCCACCTCGAGGCTCGAGCAGATAATCCAGCTTATCAGGGACATCCCCCACGTGGAGATTATCCGCATCGGGAGCCGCGCACCCGTGGTGCTTCCCATGCGCATTGACAACGAGCTGGTGAGCATGCTCAAGAAATACCATCCCATTTACGTGAACACCCATTTCAACCACCCCCAGGAATTCACCGCCGATTCACAGGCGGCCCTGGCAAGGCTCGCCGACGCAGGGATCCCCCTCGGGAACCAGTCCGTGCTGCTGAGGGGCATCAATGACAATGCCGACGTGATGAAAAAGCTCATCCATCTTCTGCTGAAAAACAGGGTAAGGCCCTATTACATTTACCAGTGCGACCTCTCCAAGGGAATCAGCCACTTCAGGACTCCAGTAAGCGTGGGCATCCAGATCATGGAGTCCCTGCGGGGCCACACTTCAGGGATAGGCGTCCCCACTTACGTCGTCGATGCGCCGGGCGGCGGCGGCAAGATCCCCGTCATGCCCAATTACGTCATATCCCATGGACATAACAGGGTCATCCTCAGGAATTACGAGGGGCTTATCGTGTCTTACCCCGAGCCTGAAGACTACACTTACAGCAATGGCAACTTCACAGGGGTTATTGATGAGATTCACAAGTCCAAGGAGGGCATCATCACCCTCATGTCAGGGGATGATATTATCATAGAGCCCAAGAATCTTGACAGGAGGCGCACGCAGAGCCACTCAAAATAA
- a CDS encoding aldehyde dehydrogenase, whose protein sequence is MTQQEIEAVIRRQRSFFESGKTGEYQFRHERLKALRELVTRHENEIYEALRADLGRPQSETFFGELLFVQGEIENALTCLHSWMKPKAVGTPLLLSPGSSSLHSEPYGVTLIIGPWNYPFQLMMAPLVGAVAAGNCVVLKPSEISSHTSSLLARLIPRYFEPGYIDVVEGGVEESGYLLQERLDYLFYTGNPAVGRIVMEAAARHLTPLTLELGGKSPCIFYRNFHFEAAVKRIVWGKFFNAGQTCVAPDYLLLYDGIADEIIKLIQKTVADFFGDDPKKSPDYSRIINERHFKRLTALMEEGRIITGGAADAATRYIAPTVIDEVTWDSKIMEEEIFGPLLPVIYFDNLDKVLAEIRKRPKPLALYLFSEDRETQRKVIRGTSSGGMCINDTLVHISTRELPFGGVGQSGMGAYHGKYTFDTFSHRKSVMERSLLLDPSFRYPPYPAMSPAFRKILGFLG, encoded by the coding sequence ATGACACAGCAGGAGATTGAAGCCGTTATCAGGCGGCAGCGGTCGTTCTTTGAATCGGGAAAGACCGGGGAGTATCAGTTCAGGCACGAGAGGCTGAAAGCCCTCAGGGAGCTTGTGACCCGCCACGAGAACGAGATATACGAGGCCCTCAGGGCCGATCTCGGCAGGCCGCAGAGCGAGACGTTTTTCGGCGAGCTGCTCTTCGTGCAGGGTGAGATTGAGAATGCCCTCACCTGCCTGCATTCCTGGATGAAGCCGAAAGCCGTGGGAACGCCCCTTCTTCTCTCACCCGGCTCCAGCTCGCTCCACAGCGAGCCCTACGGAGTAACCCTGATCATAGGGCCCTGGAACTATCCCTTTCAGCTCATGATGGCGCCCCTCGTAGGGGCTGTAGCTGCGGGAAACTGCGTGGTGCTGAAGCCTTCGGAGATATCATCCCATACCTCGTCGCTTTTAGCCCGCCTTATCCCCCGGTATTTTGAGCCCGGCTATATAGATGTCGTTGAAGGCGGCGTCGAGGAGTCCGGGTATCTCCTTCAGGAGCGCCTTGACTACCTGTTTTATACGGGAAATCCCGCCGTGGGGCGAATAGTGATGGAGGCGGCGGCAAGGCACCTCACGCCCCTCACCCTTGAGCTGGGGGGGAAGAGCCCCTGTATCTTCTACAGAAACTTTCATTTTGAAGCAGCCGTGAAGAGGATCGTCTGGGGTAAGTTCTTCAATGCCGGCCAGACCTGCGTGGCACCTGATTACCTGCTGCTTTACGATGGCATAGCGGACGAGATCATCAAGCTGATACAAAAGACCGTTGCGGACTTTTTCGGCGACGACCCGAAGAAATCCCCCGACTATTCAAGAATCATCAATGAAAGGCATTTCAAGCGTCTCACGGCCCTTATGGAAGAGGGCCGCATTATCACCGGGGGCGCGGCGGATGCGGCGACGCGCTATATTGCGCCTACTGTTATTGACGAGGTGACGTGGGACAGTAAAATCATGGAGGAGGAAATCTTCGGGCCGCTGCTTCCGGTGATCTATTTTGACAACCTGGATAAGGTGCTTGCCGAGATAAGAAAAAGGCCCAAGCCCCTCGCTCTTTACCTTTTCAGCGAAGACAGGGAGACCCAGCGGAAGGTTATCAGGGGCACCTCTTCAGGGGGCATGTGCATAAACGACACGCTGGTGCACATAAGCACCAGGGAGCTTCCCTTCGGTGGAGTGGGGCAGAGCGGGATGGGGGCCTATCATGGGAAATATACCTTTGACACCTTCTCCCACAGGAAAAGCGTGATGGAGCGCTCGCTGCTTCTCGATCCCTCCTTCAGGTATCCCCCTTATCCCGCCATGAGCCCGGCATTTCGAAAAATTCTGGGCTTTCTCGGGTAA